Proteins encoded together in one Diabrotica undecimpunctata isolate CICGRU chromosome 3, icDiaUnde3, whole genome shotgun sequence window:
- the LOC140435870 gene encoding uncharacterized protein yields MQVDLDKLNKENEQLKADNKAMRTKITEQEVRIEILERQARRKNIVIQGVEENQTESEQETINKIKGIMKKIGVQTNLDEELVEMRRIGRQGDPQNVPRPIILEMKKKATRMEILKAAKNLRGTKIYINEDFPKKLLQERKHLLQHMKMVRQEGHTPALKYNKLWINGEPFSLEQLEGIDVNYWKKPEEKKGNSRTINDRSPISDNIDPRGKLMKMASKN; encoded by the coding sequence ATGCAAGTAGACCtggataaattaaataaagaaaacgaACAGTTGAAGGCAGATAACAAAGCAATGAGAACTAAAATCACAGAACAAGAAGTTAGAATCGAAATACTAGAAAGACAAGCTAGAAGAAAAAACATAGTAATACAGGGGGTCGAAGAAAACCAAACAGAAAGCGAACAAGAGACGATAAATAAGATAAAGGGGATAATGAAAAAAATCGGAGTACAAACAAACCTAGATGAAGAACTGGTAGAGATGAGAAGAATAGGCAGACAAGGTGATCCCCAAAATGTACCCAGACCCAtcatattagaaatgaaaaagaaAGCTACGAGAATGGAAATTCTGAAGGCTGCTAAAAACCTAAGAGGaactaaaatatatatcaatGAGGATTTTCCGAAGAAATTACTACAAGAAAGGAAGCATCTTCTTCAGCACATGAAAATGGTACGCCAGGAAGGACACACACCcgcattaaaatacaacaaattatggATAAATGGTGAACCGTTCTCACTGGAGCAACTAGAAGGCATAGATGTAAATTACTGGAAGAAACCTGAAGAGAAGAAGGGTAACTCTAGGACAATAAACGACAGATCTCCTATATCTGATAATATAGATCCAAGAGGAAAATTGATGAAAATGGCttcaaaaaactaa